The Primulina huaijiensis isolate GDHJ02 chromosome 17, ASM1229523v2, whole genome shotgun sequence genome window below encodes:
- the LOC140963641 gene encoding WUSCHEL-related homeobox 11-like, which translates to MGDQGQDAGRSRPSYGGEADQRNEPVRSRWTPKPEQILILESIFNSGMVNPPKDETVRIRKMLEKFGSVGDANVFYWFQNRRSRSRRRQRQIQASLTAVELPQGPEHGGVGAIQFDQINAVTAGLVPAGSLSFSANMSSCLVGSGSSSSSGIGENTCIPHNSHDFYSFSGHSGLQELEHNPIFCHSDITSHLHYQPGVITVFINGVATELARGPLDIKAMFGGDFVLFHSSGVPVQVNEYGFLVQSLQHGESYFLVPRHS; encoded by the exons ATGGGTGATCAAGGCCAAGATGCTGGACGCTCGAGGCCGAGCTACGGCGGTGAGGCCGACCAGAGAAACGAGCCGGTGAGGTCGAGGTGGACCCCGAAACCTGAACAAATCTTGATCCTCGAATCAATCTTCAACAGCGGGATGGTGAATCCACCCAAGGACGAGACGGTGAGAATCCGGAAGATGCTGGAGAAATTCGGGTCGGTGGGCGACGCCAATGTGTTCTACTGGTTCCAGAACCGCCGCTCCCGCTCGAGGCGTCGGCAGAGACAAATCCAGGCGAGCCTCACAGCCGTGGAGCTGCCGCAGGGCCCGGAGCATGGTGGTGTCGGCGCAATTCAGTTCGATCAAATTAATGCTGTCACTGCTGGTCTCGTGCCAGCTGGTTCCTTGTCTTTCTCGGCGAACATGAGCTCCTGTTTGGTGGGCTCGGGCTCTTCTTCGTCTTCTGGGATTGGTGAAAACACTTGTATTCCTCATAATTCTCATGATTTCTACTCGTTTTCGGGCCATTCGGGCCTGCAAGAACTGGAGCATAACCCCATTTTTTGTCACTCTGATATTACTTCCCATTTGCATTACCAGCCTG GAGTGATAACAGTGTTCATAAATGGAGTAGCAACAGAGTTGGCGAGGGGTCCTCTGGATATTAAGGCCATGTTTGGTGGAGATTTTGTGTTATTTCATTCTTCAGGAGTGCCAGTTCAAGTCAATGAGTATGGATTTCTGGTGCAGAGCTTGCAGCATGGTGAAAGCTATTTTctg GTTCCCAGACATTCATGA